CAGAAATCGAGATATAAGCCACTGCCCGGATCAATGCTCCTTCCAGTTCCCGAATGTTGGAGGTGTAACTGGTGGCAATGTATTCGATCACCTCTCTTGGCAGGCGCATGTTTTCGTACTCTGCCTTCTTTTGCAGAATTGCCATCCGGGTTTCCAGGTCAGGCGGCTGGATATCAGCAATTAAACCCATGGAAAAGCGGGAGCAGAGGCGTTCCTGTAGGCGAGGAATATGATTGGGGGGGCGATCGGACGCTAAGACCACCTGCTTTCCGGCTTCGTGGAGCGTGTTGAAGGTATGAAAAAACTCTTCCTGCGTGTATTCCTTGCCTTCAATGAACTGAATATCATCCACCAGCAGCACATCCACCGCCCGATAATGCTCCCGGAAGCTCTGCATACTGTCTTTGCGGATGGCAGCAATCAGATCATTGGTGAATTGCTCTGTTGAAACATAAAAGATTTTTGAGCGGGGATCAATCTCCAGTCGATAGTGCCCGATCGCCTGCATCAGGTGGGTTTTGCCTAATCCTACGCCCCCGCAAAGAAACAGCGGATTGAATTCGCGTCCAGGAGACTCTGCCACCGCTAAAGATGCCGCATGAGCCATCCGATTGTTTGCACCGACGACGAAGCGCGAGAAGACGTATTTGGGGTTTAGGTCAGTTTGGCGCGCCCGGGAGCTCGCAGGCAGATCGGTTGGAGGAGCTTCGGCAGACTGTGCCCACACCATTTCTGAGGCTTCTGGCAGACCCTCAGACTCCGCACC
The window above is part of the Trichocoleus sp. genome. Proteins encoded here:
- the dnaA gene encoding chromosomal replication initiator protein DnaA, with product MEISLENFWNQVLERLQLQLSRPTFETWIKSATAERLDDCSLVICTPNPFARNWLQKYYVKTIGDVVQELLGRSVEIHITVKPGAESEGLPEASEMVWAQSAEAPPTDLPASSRARQTDLNPKYVFSRFVVGANNRMAHAASLAVAESPGREFNPLFLCGGVGLGKTHLMQAIGHYRLEIDPRSKIFYVSTEQFTNDLIAAIRKDSMQSFREHYRAVDVLLVDDIQFIEGKEYTQEEFFHTFNTLHEAGKQVVLASDRPPNHIPRLQERLCSRFSMGLIADIQPPDLETRMAILQKKAEYENMRLPREVIEYIATSYTSNIRELEGALIRAVAYISISGLSMTVENISPVLNPPSEQVEASPDAVLNTIVETYGISLEDLKGSSRRREISVARQIGMYLMRQHTDLSLPKIGEVFGGKDHTTVMYSCDKVAQQKESDPEMARTLRQLSDRLTLSNQNPKQVRKG